From Ursus arctos isolate Adak ecotype North America unplaced genomic scaffold, UrsArc2.0 scaffold_11, whole genome shotgun sequence, the proteins below share one genomic window:
- the LOC113255636 gene encoding centrin-4 encodes MASNYCTGSDQWKKRAAKLELNETQKQEIKEAFDLFDVDGSGTIDVKELKIAMQALGFEPKKEEIKKMIAEIDKEGNGTITFEDFFALMSVKMSEKDEKEEILKAFKLFDDDDTGSITLNNIKRVAKELGENLTDDELQEMLDEADRDRDGEINEEEFLRMMKKTTLY; translated from the exons ATG GCATCCAACTACTGCACAGGTTCAGACCAATGGAAGAAAAGAGCAGCAAAACTTGAACTGAATGAAACCCAAAAGCAAGAAATTAAAGAGGCCTTTGATTTATTTGATGTTGATGGGTCTGGAACCATAGATGTGAAAGAATTGAAG ATTGCAATGCAAGccttaggatttgaacccaagaaagaagaaattaaaaaaatgatagctgaaattgacaaagaaggaaatggcACCATtacttttgaagatttttttgcCTTAATGAGTGTAAAAATG agtgaaaaagatgaaaaagaagaaatattgaaggctttcaaattatttgatgatgatgatactgGAAGCATAACGCTAAACAATATCAAGAGGGTTGCTAAGGAACTGGGGGAAAACTTAACAGATGATGAACTTCAg GAAATGCTTGATGAAGCTGATCGTGATAGggatggagaaataaatgaggaagaattTTTGAGAATGATGAAAAAGACCACcctttattaa